The Dehalogenimonas lykanthroporepellens BL-DC-9 genome includes a window with the following:
- a CDS encoding reductive dehalogenase anchoring protein, putative (KEGG: det:DET0163 reductive dehalogenase anchoring protein, putative) — protein sequence MKLNIDFKWYQWLFGVISLILAFFLTHEIFATLAESQPGVVKVLSLLIGIPLIIFLYLTFGLRSALKKSKSN from the coding sequence ATGAAATTAAATATTGACTTTAAATGGTATCAATGGCTTTTTGGAGTGATTTCTCTTATTCTGGCATTTTTCTTGACTCATGAAATATTTGCTACCCTAGCAGAATCTCAGCCTGGCGTTGTCAAGGTACTTTCCTTGCTTATAGGAATCCCATTGATTATCTTCCTGTATCTGACCTTTGGTTTAAGGTCAGCCCTAAAAAAATCCAAATCTAACTAA